The following proteins are co-located in the Chryseobacterium daecheongense genome:
- a CDS encoding tyrosine-protein phosphatase — MNNEQKIIRLSGSLNTRDLGGLQSSDGRMIKYGALYRSSQLNYLTEQDVEILKRLNIRTIVDFRALKEAEELPDKLPLNVKVVNVPILGNKIDKSKIAEYVKYNDLPITMEDEVATWKYGPFQRMLYLVNSYRNPDYIEVVKQYRTFFQLISKQPIEEALLYHCTGGRDRTGLATVFLLNMLDIPMDKIKENYLQSNLFLQPDRGNPNSEEFKKFIFSNVYIQPIDNIHFKKVAEEFGTTTQKIYDALKLKPEYINQILGNIIKRYGSLPNFYESEFGIGEYETKMLREKHLE; from the coding sequence ATGAACAATGAACAAAAAATAATCCGGCTTTCCGGCAGTTTAAATACACGTGATCTTGGAGGCTTACAATCTAGTGACGGGAGAATGATAAAATATGGTGCCCTTTATCGAAGCTCACAGCTCAATTATCTCACAGAGCAAGATGTTGAGATATTAAAAAGACTAAATATTCGTACTATAGTAGATTTCCGTGCATTAAAAGAAGCCGAAGAATTACCGGACAAGCTTCCTTTAAATGTAAAAGTAGTGAACGTACCCATCTTAGGAAATAAGATTGATAAAAGTAAAATTGCAGAATATGTGAAATATAATGATTTACCCATCACTATGGAAGACGAAGTAGCCACTTGGAAATACGGACCATTTCAACGGATGCTATACCTTGTCAATAGTTATCGGAATCCTGATTACATAGAGGTTGTAAAGCAGTACAGAACATTTTTTCAACTGATTTCTAAACAACCGATCGAAGAAGCTCTGCTTTATCATTGTACCGGAGGCAGAGATCGGACAGGATTAGCAACTGTATTTTTGTTAAATATGTTAGATATTCCAATGGATAAAATCAAAGAAAACTACTTACAATCTAATCTGTTTTTACAACCAGACAGAGGAAACCCGAATTCTGAAGAATTTAAAAAATTTATTTTTTCAAATGTTTATATCCAGCCTATCGACAATATTCATTTTAAAAAAGTGGCAGAAGAATTTGGTACGACAACCCAAAAAATTTATGATGCATTAAAGCTGAAACCCGAATATATTAATCAAATTTTAGGAAATATTATTAAAAGATATGGTTCACTTCCCAATTTTTATGAAAGCGAATTCGGGATTGGTGAATATGAAACCAAAATGTTAAGAGAAAAACATTTAGAATGA